One window of Methanomassiliicoccus sp. genomic DNA carries:
- a CDS encoding DUF72 domain-containing protein: protein MFIGCSGWSFEDWVGRFYPVNMAKKKEEWLRYYSGYFNTVEINSTFFREPEDFIVNGWIKKGSVLKDFEFSVKMPQTVTHQALVKNEGEQAGVMASSFEVRCVKPLAESGLLGAALLQLSPSFENEEGPREALRSALSALDTDVYRYAVEFRHGSWFDGTSGDLEEQAFELLQSLNVANVLADGPEAPAGRKCSANHAYFRFHGRTREVWSDQEQEESLRLSRFDHLYDDEEMKKLAASVQVVSATRSQTRAYFCNNSRAKSVRNALQLMDHLGIAHKEKDIPVDDHSAVGPFLMSKR from the coding sequence GTGTTTATCGGCTGTAGCGGATGGTCTTTCGAGGATTGGGTAGGTAGGTTCTACCCTGTCAACATGGCCAAAAAGAAGGAGGAATGGCTCAGATATTACTCCGGCTACTTCAACACAGTGGAGATAAACAGCACCTTCTTCCGCGAACCGGAGGATTTCATCGTTAACGGTTGGATAAAGAAAGGCTCCGTGCTGAAGGACTTCGAGTTCTCCGTGAAGATGCCGCAGACGGTCACTCATCAAGCCCTAGTAAAGAACGAGGGCGAGCAGGCAGGGGTCATGGCCTCGTCATTCGAGGTCCGCTGCGTCAAGCCGTTGGCGGAGAGCGGACTGCTGGGAGCGGCCCTGCTGCAACTGTCACCCTCCTTCGAGAACGAGGAAGGACCCCGTGAGGCCCTGCGCAGCGCCCTCAGCGCTCTGGACACGGACGTCTACCGCTACGCCGTGGAGTTCCGCCACGGTTCGTGGTTCGACGGCACCAGCGGGGATCTGGAGGAACAGGCGTTCGAACTGTTGCAGTCCCTCAATGTCGCCAATGTCCTGGCGGACGGACCGGAAGCTCCTGCAGGTAGGAAATGTTCTGCCAACCACGCCTACTTCCGCTTCCACGGGCGTACACGGGAAGTTTGGTCGGACCAGGAGCAGGAGGAGTCCCTCCGCCTCAGCCGCTTCGACCACCTTTATGATGATGAGGAGATGAAGAAGCTGGCAGCAAGTGTGCAGGTGGTGTCTGCCACTCGTTCCCAGACGCGCGCCTATTTCTGCAACAATAGCAGGGCCAAATCCGTCAGGAACGCTTTGCAGCTGATGGACCATCTAGGCATCGCCCACAAGGAGAAGGACATACCGGTGGACGACCATTCGGCCGTGGGCCCCTTCCTGATGAGCAAGCGCTAA
- a CDS encoding CoA-binding protein, which translates to MPKMIKPIYDDMVNVGPVGGLRELFEASSIAVVGASRSEGKIGHVVLRNIIGSGYRGALYPVNPKADNILGLRTYPDVSSIPGEVEMVVITVPNHAVPQVMEDAGEKRVKVAVVITAGFKETGRKGAELEQQVGEIARKHGIRVLGPNCLGVISTSNGMNATFTNDYPREGSVAITSQSGAICSVVLDWARATRIGFSKFVSVGNKLDIDEADLMTYLKDDEGTRVIGMYIEGMARGQEFMTAARAVTREKPVIALKAGRTAFGAKATSSHTGALSGSDQVYEAALAQSGVIRVDTIDELFDLLQAFGTLALPQGDGLAIVTNAGGLGVLAADAVSDHGITLASFTKETVERLASGLPEEAGLYNPVDVIGDADSARFEHAINTVMEDPHVHMVLAMLAPTDMLDVTSVASTIAAFSGTTRVPVATAFVGGEDVAKGSRILMEAGVPCYQSPDRAVRALAAMVDYKEMQDRRTERDAPPVLGDQAAVRRLLDRVRAEGRTALTESEGKEILMAYGMPVPPEGEARTADEAVKLAHVIGYPVVMKVSSPDIAHKTDVGGVAVNLRSDDEVRRSYQLMMSQVRSRMPMARINGVTVEKMFSGREVIVGMVRDETFGPVMTFGLGGIFVEVMKDVSHRVVPLTEESVDDMIRSIKAYPILTGARGRRPADVNALKSIIFGVAQIALDFPEITEFEINPVMVGDEGQGCGAVDALVTIKRVS; encoded by the coding sequence ATGCCCAAAATGATAAAGCCCATCTACGACGATATGGTGAACGTGGGACCGGTCGGGGGGTTGAGGGAGCTGTTCGAGGCCTCTTCCATAGCAGTGGTGGGGGCCTCAAGATCGGAGGGCAAGATCGGTCATGTGGTTCTCAGGAACATCATCGGCTCCGGCTACCGCGGGGCGCTGTACCCGGTGAACCCCAAGGCGGACAACATCCTCGGCCTGAGGACGTACCCGGACGTATCCTCGATACCGGGTGAGGTGGAGATGGTGGTGATCACCGTTCCCAACCACGCCGTTCCCCAGGTGATGGAGGATGCAGGAGAGAAGAGGGTGAAGGTGGCCGTGGTCATCACCGCCGGCTTCAAGGAGACCGGCAGGAAGGGCGCGGAGCTGGAACAGCAGGTGGGGGAGATAGCCCGCAAGCACGGCATCCGTGTGCTGGGCCCCAACTGCCTAGGGGTCATCAGCACATCCAACGGCATGAACGCCACCTTCACCAATGACTATCCGAGGGAGGGGTCGGTGGCCATCACCTCGCAGTCCGGGGCTATCTGTTCGGTGGTGCTGGACTGGGCCCGGGCGACCAGGATCGGCTTCTCCAAGTTCGTGTCCGTCGGCAACAAGCTGGACATCGATGAGGCGGACCTGATGACCTATCTCAAGGATGATGAAGGCACCAGGGTCATCGGCATGTACATCGAGGGCATGGCCCGCGGCCAGGAGTTCATGACGGCTGCGAGGGCGGTGACGCGCGAGAAGCCGGTGATCGCCCTCAAGGCAGGTCGTACCGCCTTCGGAGCGAAGGCGACCTCATCCCACACCGGGGCCCTTTCGGGCAGCGACCAGGTCTACGAGGCCGCCCTGGCGCAGTCAGGAGTAATACGCGTGGACACCATCGATGAGCTGTTCGACCTGCTCCAGGCCTTCGGAACGCTCGCCCTCCCGCAGGGAGATGGGCTGGCGATCGTCACTAACGCCGGTGGCCTGGGCGTTCTCGCAGCAGATGCGGTGTCCGATCACGGCATAACCCTGGCGTCCTTCACAAAGGAGACGGTGGAGCGGCTGGCATCGGGTCTGCCGGAGGAGGCAGGCCTGTACAATCCCGTGGACGTGATCGGGGATGCGGACTCCGCCCGCTTCGAGCATGCCATCAACACCGTGATGGAGGATCCCCATGTGCATATGGTCCTGGCCATGCTGGCGCCCACGGACATGCTGGACGTCACCAGCGTGGCGAGCACCATCGCCGCCTTCTCCGGGACCACCCGGGTACCGGTGGCCACGGCGTTCGTGGGCGGCGAGGATGTGGCTAAGGGCTCCCGCATACTCATGGAGGCCGGTGTGCCCTGCTACCAGTCGCCGGACCGAGCCGTTCGGGCCCTGGCAGCGATGGTCGACTACAAGGAGATGCAGGACCGCAGGACCGAGCGCGATGCGCCGCCCGTGCTGGGAGATCAGGCGGCAGTGAGGAGGCTGCTGGACCGGGTAAGGGCGGAAGGCCGGACCGCGCTCACCGAGAGCGAGGGGAAGGAGATCCTGATGGCGTACGGAATGCCCGTCCCCCCCGAAGGAGAGGCGCGTACCGCCGATGAGGCGGTCAAACTTGCCCACGTCATCGGCTACCCCGTGGTCATGAAGGTATCTTCCCCGGACATAGCCCACAAGACCGATGTGGGAGGCGTGGCCGTCAACCTGCGGAGCGATGACGAGGTCCGCCGAAGCTACCAGCTCATGATGTCCCAGGTACGCTCACGCATGCCCATGGCGCGGATAAACGGGGTCACCGTGGAGAAGATGTTCAGTGGACGGGAGGTCATAGTTGGCATGGTCCGCGACGAGACCTTCGGACCGGTGATGACGTTCGGTCTGGGCGGAATATTCGTGGAGGTCATGAAGGATGTCAGCCACCGCGTGGTACCGCTTACGGAGGAGAGCGTGGACGATATGATACGCTCCATCAAGGCATATCCTATTCTGACGGGTGCCCGGGGCCGCCGTCCGGCCGATGTGAACGCACTCAAGAGCATCATCTTCGGTGTGGCCCAGATCGCCCTGGACTTCCCGGAGATAACTGAGTTCGAGATAAACCCCGTCATGGTCGGTGACGAGGGCCAGGGTTGCGGCGCGGTGGATGCGCTGGTGACCATAAAGAGGGTGAGCTGA
- a CDS encoding phosphotransacetylase family protein, protein MKTLFLSSVVERSGKSMVTLGLAKNCPVKVGYFKPFKEVVMNVDGKVVDQDALLMKRALRLTFDEEELCPLTYDIYQPVGMEDILKAYDKVKEGAEAMLVEGTRDITTGCMGSVSGMTIAQAMDAQVVLVSSAQISALDKICMLRRLMDQYPVHFRGVVLNQVEDMKMGRLLERRGIRVLGMIPPVKELRAFRVKEVADAIGAEVINGDRGMDGMVERVLIGAMTIETAMLHMRRVTRKAIITGGDRTDIQMAALSTDTSCLVLTGGMFPSKTVMTKAYEVGVPILVTRHNTMEAAEMIEHLIARIDPEDGTKISQIADVVKRHVDLEAVWGD, encoded by the coding sequence ATGAAGACCCTGTTTCTAAGTTCCGTGGTGGAGAGGTCTGGTAAGAGCATGGTGACCCTGGGGCTGGCCAAGAACTGCCCCGTCAAGGTGGGATACTTCAAGCCGTTCAAAGAGGTCGTGATGAACGTGGACGGCAAGGTTGTCGATCAGGACGCCCTCCTAATGAAGAGGGCGCTGCGCCTGACGTTCGACGAGGAGGAACTGTGCCCTCTGACGTATGATATCTACCAGCCGGTGGGAATGGAGGATATCCTCAAGGCCTACGATAAGGTCAAGGAAGGAGCGGAGGCCATGCTGGTAGAGGGCACCCGGGACATAACCACCGGCTGCATGGGGTCGGTCTCAGGGATGACCATCGCCCAGGCCATGGACGCCCAGGTGGTGCTGGTCTCATCGGCCCAGATATCTGCCCTGGACAAGATCTGCATGCTGCGGAGGCTGATGGACCAGTATCCAGTGCATTTCCGGGGAGTGGTGCTCAACCAGGTCGAGGACATGAAGATGGGCAGGCTCCTGGAGAGGCGGGGCATCCGCGTGCTGGGGATGATCCCTCCGGTCAAGGAGCTGCGCGCCTTCCGGGTGAAAGAGGTGGCCGACGCCATAGGGGCCGAGGTGATCAATGGCGACAGGGGCATGGACGGGATGGTGGAGAGGGTCCTGATAGGGGCCATGACCATAGAGACGGCCATGCTCCACATGCGCCGGGTCACGAGAAAGGCCATCATCACCGGGGGCGACCGCACCGACATCCAGATGGCCGCCCTGTCCACGGACACGTCCTGCCTGGTCCTGACCGGCGGCATGTTCCCGTCCAAGACGGTGATGACCAAAGCCTACGAGGTGGGCGTCCCCATCCTGGTGACACGACACAACACCATGGAGGCGGCGGAGATGATAGAGCATCTGATCGCCCGCATCGACCCAGAGGATGGGACCAAGATATCCCAGATCGCGGACGTGGTGAAGCGACATGTGGACCTGGAGGCGGTGTGGGGGGATTGA
- a CDS encoding PH domain-containing protein has product MTTNAAPNEGERHKFPKKHLVTGERILWEGRPSIVVYFLRSLLLFVFGGLFGVMAILQSNQEVDLANLGTFLALLAMLLLVVLMVGVHRKWGLLSGLISVAIIVLVVLNVHVNGLVYFIPMIIGLLAFAIEYLIWSHTFFAISDRRIMTQYGIFNIMFADTQIDRVQNVTVVQPLIERILGYGDVMFATAGEMGGIQSSDPREMMKSGGAIVWDNIPKPFQVRKVAEEIIFSANRRQTVQYVPAPAPTYVAPQVVSQPAPAYAPSQSAAQPAQTYATSAPAVQPAASTAAPSQPSIPTAEAEERMIKLKEMRDKNLISEEEYQQKRKEILGRF; this is encoded by the coding sequence ATGACGACCAACGCAGCACCTAATGAGGGAGAGCGGCACAAGTTCCCGAAAAAGCACCTCGTGACCGGTGAGAGGATCTTATGGGAGGGGAGGCCATCCATCGTGGTTTACTTCCTGCGCTCGCTCCTCCTATTCGTCTTCGGTGGCCTGTTCGGGGTTATGGCGATCCTGCAGAGCAATCAGGAAGTGGACCTGGCGAACCTAGGCACATTCCTGGCATTGTTGGCCATGCTGCTGCTGGTCGTGCTCATGGTAGGGGTGCACCGCAAATGGGGGTTATTATCCGGCCTGATCTCTGTGGCGATAATAGTTCTCGTCGTCCTTAACGTTCATGTCAACGGCCTGGTGTACTTCATCCCCATGATAATCGGCCTGCTGGCCTTTGCCATAGAGTACTTGATATGGTCCCACACCTTCTTTGCGATCTCCGATCGCAGGATCATGACCCAGTATGGCATCTTCAACATAATGTTCGCCGACACCCAGATAGACAGGGTGCAGAACGTGACGGTGGTGCAGCCTCTCATCGAGCGCATACTGGGGTACGGGGACGTGATGTTCGCTACCGCGGGCGAGATGGGTGGCATACAGAGCAGCGACCCCCGGGAGATGATGAAGTCCGGTGGCGCCATAGTCTGGGATAATATCCCCAAGCCCTTCCAGGTCCGTAAGGTCGCCGAGGAGATCATCTTCTCAGCGAACCGGAGGCAGACGGTGCAGTACGTCCCCGCTCCTGCCCCGACCTACGTTGCGCCTCAGGTCGTGAGCCAGCCAGCGCCGGCCTATGCCCCCTCCCAGTCCGCTGCTCAGCCAGCGCAGACCTACGCTACTTCTGCGCCCGCGGTGCAGCCAGCCGCATCTACGGCAGCTCCGTCTCAACCGTCCATACCCACGGCGGAGGCCGAGGAGAGGATGATAAAGCTCAAAGAGATGCGGGACAAGAACCTGATCTCCGAGGAGGAGTACCAGCAGAAGAGGAAGGAGATCCTGGGGCGGTTCTGA
- a CDS encoding SMC family ATPase, translating into MRPGVPQEGAGRIRLIYLELINYRKFRHARVEFPEGVIGIMGPNGAGKSTLIEAVSWALYGNRSESRSGKEGIKRSGAGPHEDCAVELEFELGQVQYRLKRSLRGKDLKTEAELMAGGGVIAKSDRGVTKKIEEILGMDHQAFFISVFARQKDLSALSALTPADRKRLVMRMLQLDVLQDVVDGIRRDVKSERQLLQAVNEQLMTPDRRERKVVLGEEIDSLESQIAELHQEMATANEEARARETELEATKGRREWLSLKEEEHRRVERRALDKRKEVEEGRRALELLDGDVRKIRQRLAALPSLEQQEKELEALISRKELMDEGLGRYERRKAIAQNINRIRDEIRKNDEAWTNAQEEINTLKGPQDSLMRVTSNLELLDQTLAERRESLARLGSERQRLQRETDDLGTKTKEMSRLGPESICPTCERPLGEHHHHLVIKLDEERSQKSAQLHQLDCELQDIREETEQARRRKELLEERKKKLQDDVDRERTLSARVEGFEQRSNELSADLARTVQEMESMGEVSFDPSEHREVRESITALRPLAERAKKLRGECSNLPDLEQRMAERRSSMELLERELRSAEEELAAVGFFPQELQSARDAYDAAFHAREAAYAEVSRKAMALELAAGRRDDRKVALDEVLEKERGVSLRATKVEQLATLEKVMLDFKQNVMERVVPTLSEVSSHLFTDMTDSRYGGIELDEDYEMQIYDGGDKYPLSRFSGGEGDLANLSLRLAISRLLADRSGNDINFLILDEIFGSQDHTRKRNIMTTLNRLEKQFHQIILITHIDDTKDLMTNVITIKELEDGTSAIEY; encoded by the coding sequence GTGCGGCCTGGAGTACCTCAAGAGGGGGCTGGAAGGATCAGACTGATCTACCTGGAGCTGATAAACTATCGGAAGTTCAGGCATGCCCGGGTGGAGTTCCCTGAGGGCGTGATCGGAATCATGGGACCCAACGGGGCCGGCAAGAGCACTCTCATTGAGGCGGTCTCCTGGGCCCTTTATGGTAACCGCAGCGAGAGCCGCAGCGGGAAGGAAGGCATCAAGAGGAGCGGGGCAGGGCCCCATGAGGACTGCGCTGTGGAACTGGAGTTCGAGCTGGGCCAGGTCCAGTACCGGCTCAAACGTTCCCTGCGGGGGAAGGACCTAAAGACCGAGGCCGAGCTTATGGCCGGCGGCGGCGTCATCGCCAAGAGCGATCGCGGGGTGACGAAGAAGATCGAGGAAATACTGGGTATGGACCACCAGGCGTTCTTCATCTCGGTGTTCGCCCGGCAGAAGGACCTATCCGCCCTATCTGCTCTGACCCCCGCAGACAGAAAGAGGCTGGTGATGCGAATGCTCCAACTGGACGTCCTACAGGACGTGGTGGACGGGATCCGCCGGGATGTTAAGAGCGAGCGGCAGCTCTTACAAGCGGTCAACGAGCAGCTGATGACCCCGGACCGCAGGGAGCGCAAGGTCGTCCTGGGCGAGGAGATCGATTCCCTAGAGTCCCAGATCGCCGAGCTGCATCAGGAGATGGCAACCGCCAACGAGGAAGCGAGGGCCAGGGAGACGGAACTGGAAGCAACAAAAGGCAGGAGAGAATGGCTCTCCCTTAAGGAGGAGGAGCACAGGAGAGTGGAGCGTCGGGCCCTGGACAAGCGGAAGGAGGTCGAGGAGGGGCGTCGGGCCCTGGAGCTTCTGGACGGGGATGTGCGCAAGATCAGGCAGAGGCTCGCCGCCCTGCCGTCGCTGGAGCAGCAGGAGAAGGAGCTGGAGGCCCTGATATCCCGGAAGGAACTGATGGACGAGGGCCTGGGGCGATACGAACGAAGGAAGGCCATAGCTCAGAACATCAACCGCATCCGCGACGAGATACGTAAGAACGATGAGGCATGGACGAACGCCCAGGAGGAGATTAACACGCTGAAGGGCCCCCAGGACAGCCTGATGAGGGTGACGTCCAATCTGGAGCTTTTGGACCAGACCCTCGCAGAAAGGAGGGAGTCCCTGGCCCGACTAGGATCGGAGAGGCAGCGGCTGCAACGCGAGACAGATGACCTGGGCACCAAGACCAAGGAGATGTCACGTCTGGGGCCGGAGAGCATCTGCCCCACCTGCGAGCGGCCCCTGGGGGAGCACCATCACCACCTGGTCATCAAGCTGGATGAGGAGCGCTCCCAGAAATCCGCCCAGCTCCACCAGCTGGACTGTGAGCTTCAGGACATCCGGGAGGAGACGGAGCAGGCAAGGCGGCGCAAGGAGCTACTGGAGGAGAGGAAGAAGAAGCTGCAGGACGACGTCGACCGGGAGAGGACGCTGTCCGCTCGCGTGGAAGGCTTCGAGCAGAGATCGAACGAACTCTCTGCCGATCTGGCCAGGACGGTGCAGGAGATGGAGTCCATGGGTGAGGTCAGCTTCGACCCCTCGGAGCACAGGGAGGTGAGGGAGAGTATCACCGCTCTGAGACCGCTCGCCGAGAGGGCCAAGAAGCTGAGGGGAGAGTGCTCCAACCTCCCCGACCTGGAGCAGAGGATGGCGGAGAGGAGGTCATCGATGGAGCTTCTCGAAAGGGAGCTGAGGAGCGCAGAGGAGGAACTCGCGGCGGTAGGGTTCTTTCCCCAGGAGCTGCAGTCGGCCAGGGACGCGTACGATGCTGCCTTCCATGCCCGGGAGGCGGCGTATGCAGAGGTGTCCCGCAAGGCCATGGCCCTGGAGCTGGCCGCCGGGCGAAGGGACGACCGTAAGGTGGCCTTGGATGAGGTCCTGGAGAAGGAGAGGGGAGTGTCTCTCCGAGCCACCAAGGTGGAGCAGCTGGCAACCCTGGAGAAGGTGATGCTGGACTTCAAGCAGAACGTCATGGAACGGGTGGTCCCCACCCTCTCCGAGGTCTCCTCCCATCTCTTCACTGACATGACCGACTCCCGCTACGGGGGGATCGAGCTGGACGAGGATTACGAGATGCAGATCTACGACGGTGGCGACAAGTACCCGCTGAGCCGGTTCTCGGGAGGCGAGGGGGACCTGGCCAATCTAAGCCTGCGGCTGGCCATCTCCAGGCTGCTGGCCGACCGCTCCGGCAACGACATCAACTTCCTGATCCTGGATGAGATATTCGGTTCCCAGGACCACACTCGCAAGAGGAACATCATGACCACCCTGAACCGTCTGGAGAAGCAGTTCCATCAGATCATCCTCATCACGCACATCGACGACACCAAGGACCTGATGACCAATGTCATCACCATAAAGGAGCTTGAGGACGGCACCAGCGCCATCGAGTATTGA
- a CDS encoding DNA repair exonuclease, with protein MADTHLGFSAYRKVCEKDGPYKGLNQREVDTYRSFEAFVDSVLELRPDVVLHSGDLFDTVRPSNRALSFALEQLVRLSQAKIPVVIIAGNHSTPRLRETGSAFRLFEHLDGIYPVYRGEYQRIVIGDLTVHAVPHSEGEGFKEQLPLIQRSDATRFNIAMLHAGVVGFSEFKMNEFNEQLVDTGYLRDDMDYIALGHYHQRYDVKSNAAYSGSTERFSFSEAGQPKGFYVLDLEAGSRTFRELPTRPMLDLGPVDARGMEPTTLKEELEGLLSQELEDKIVRLVVKNLSRSLYVTVDFKRLRDLAARAAHFEPKFEVVQEGVSIQVGSSALTSLEEEFVSYLDRYPIDNVDKDTLKLCGLEYLKRGLEGSD; from the coding sequence GTGGCGGATACTCACCTGGGCTTCTCCGCGTACCGCAAGGTGTGCGAGAAGGACGGTCCTTACAAGGGCTTGAACCAGCGTGAGGTGGACACATACCGCTCGTTCGAGGCGTTCGTGGACAGTGTCCTGGAGCTTCGACCCGACGTGGTACTGCACAGCGGCGATCTCTTCGACACCGTGAGGCCGTCCAACCGTGCCCTGAGCTTCGCCCTGGAGCAGCTGGTGCGACTGTCGCAGGCGAAGATACCAGTGGTGATCATAGCCGGCAACCACTCCACTCCCCGACTGAGGGAGACAGGCAGCGCCTTCCGGCTCTTCGAGCACCTTGATGGCATATATCCAGTTTATCGAGGCGAGTATCAGAGGATCGTCATCGGGGACCTCACAGTTCACGCCGTGCCCCACTCCGAGGGGGAGGGCTTCAAGGAGCAGCTACCGCTCATCCAGAGGAGCGATGCGACACGCTTTAACATCGCCATGCTCCATGCTGGCGTGGTGGGGTTCAGCGAGTTCAAGATGAACGAGTTCAACGAGCAGCTGGTCGACACTGGTTACCTCCGGGACGACATGGACTACATCGCCCTGGGCCACTACCACCAGCGCTACGATGTGAAGAGTAACGCGGCCTATTCCGGCTCCACCGAGCGCTTCTCCTTTTCGGAGGCGGGACAGCCTAAGGGCTTCTACGTCCTGGACCTGGAGGCCGGGAGCAGGACCTTCCGCGAGCTGCCCACCCGCCCCATGCTGGACCTGGGCCCTGTGGACGCACGAGGGATGGAGCCGACAACGCTGAAGGAGGAACTGGAGGGCCTCCTGTCTCAGGAACTGGAGGACAAGATTGTAAGGCTGGTGGTCAAGAACCTGAGCCGATCCCTATATGTGACGGTGGACTTCAAGCGACTCCGTGACCTGGCCGCCCGGGCCGCGCACTTCGAGCCCAAGTTCGAGGTCGTCCAGGAGGGGGTCTCGATCCAGGTAGGCTCCTCCGCCCTGACCTCCCTGGAAGAGGAGTTCGTGTCGTATCTGGACCGTTATCCCATCGACAATGTTGACAAGGACACGCTCAAGCTGTGCGGCCTGGAGTACCTCAAGAGGGGGCTGGAAGGATCAGACTGA